Proteins encoded together in one Sylvia atricapilla isolate bSylAtr1 chromosome 2, bSylAtr1.pri, whole genome shotgun sequence window:
- the VEGFD gene encoding vascular endothelial growth factor D → MYKPWATVNIFIVSFLHLLQGSDYENGSVKRTSLSALERSEQQIRRASSLEELLHITHSEDWKLWKCRLKLKSLANLDSRSASHRSTRFAAAFYDIDTLKVIDEEWQKTQCVPRETCVEVAKELGTTTNKFFKPPCVNVFRCGGCCNEESLSCMNTSTTYVSKTLFEISVPLTSVPEPVPIKIANHTACKCTSNTQRHQYTIIRRSVQYPEEDGCPFTNKFCHNGWIWDSDKCECVIDTQHSNRREGLPPLAELAMCGQHMDFDEENCECICRHKCPTDFFQSKENCSCYLCRESQESCALKHKIFHAETCSCEDRCPSQPRTCPTAKPVCSRHCRCPKEKRGSHGSQSRETP, encoded by the exons ATGTACAAACCGTGGGCAACTGTGAATATTTTCATAGTTTCTTTTCTACATCTGCTGCAAGGATCTGACTATGAGAATGGATCTGTGAAG AGGACATCTCTGTCTGCATTGGAGAGGTCAGAACAGCAGATTAGGAGAGCATCCAGCCTGGAAGAGCTGCTTCACATCACTCACTCTGAGGACTGGAAGCTGTGGAAATGCAGGCTAAAGCTCAAGAGCCTGGCCAACCTAGACTCCCGCTCTGCGTCACATCGCTCTACcagatttgctgctgctttctatGACATTGACACACTCAAAG TCATAGATGAAGAATGGCAAAAGACTCAGTGTGTGCCAAGGGAAACCTGTGTGGAAGTTGCCAAAGAGCTGGGTACAACAACCAACAAATTTTTCAAGCCTCCCTGTGTGAATGTATTCAGATGTGGAGGCTGCTGCAATGAGGAGAGTCTCAGCTGCATGAATACAAGTACAACTTATGTGTCAAAAACG CTCTTTGAGATCTCAGTTCCCTTGACAAGTGTTCCTGAGCCTGTGCCCATCAAAATTGCCAACCACACGGCCTGTAAGTGCACATCAAACACCCAGCGCCACCAGTACACCATTATACGAAGGTCTGTCCAGTACCCAGAAGAAGATGG atGCCCTTTTACCAACAAATTTTGCCATAATGGATGGATCTGGGATAGTGACAAATGTGAATGTGTTATAGACACACAGCACTCCAACAGACGAGAAG GACTCCCTCCTCTTGCTGAGCTGGCTATGTGTGGACAACATATGGATTTTGATGAAGAAAATTGTGAATGCATCTGTAGACATAAATGCCCCACAGATTTCTTTCAAAGTAAAGAGAACTGCAGCTGCTATTTGTGTAGGGagagccaggagagctgtgctCTAAAACACAAGATATTTCATGCTGAAACCTGCAG TTGTGAAGACAGATGTCCATCCCAACCCAGAACATGCCCAACTGCCAAACCAGTGTGTTCCAGGCATTGTCGTTGTCCAAAGGAGAAGAGAGGTTCTCATGGGTCCCAAAGCAGAGAAACTCCTTGA